One Leisingera sp. M658 genomic window carries:
- the hisG gene encoding ATP phosphoribosyltransferase translates to MSLKLGVPSKGRLMEKTFDWFAKRGVTLARTGSDREYAGAVEGVANMELVLLSAGEIPRELAAGRIHLGVTGTDLVQEKLPRFEQQLESLAELGFGHADLILAVPQFWIDVDTLDDLDAVASAFRTEHGHRLRIATKYHRLVREFLTDAGVADYQLVDSQGATEGTVKNETAEMVADITSTGETLRANHLKLLADGLVLKSQATLWRSRVAKYGLDEKAALNTLLDLLEHQR, encoded by the coding sequence ATGAGTTTGAAGCTGGGGGTGCCGTCCAAGGGGCGGCTGATGGAGAAGACATTCGACTGGTTCGCCAAACGCGGCGTGACATTGGCGCGTACCGGGTCCGACCGGGAATATGCCGGCGCGGTCGAGGGTGTTGCGAACATGGAGCTGGTGCTGCTGTCGGCGGGGGAAATCCCGCGCGAGCTGGCGGCGGGGCGGATCCACCTGGGCGTCACCGGCACCGATCTGGTGCAGGAGAAGCTGCCGCGGTTCGAGCAGCAGCTAGAGAGCCTGGCCGAACTGGGCTTTGGCCATGCCGACCTGATCCTGGCGGTGCCGCAGTTCTGGATTGATGTGGACACGCTGGATGATCTGGATGCGGTGGCGTCTGCCTTTCGCACCGAGCATGGGCACCGGTTGCGGATTGCCACCAAATACCACCGGCTGGTGCGGGAATTCCTGACCGATGCCGGGGTGGCGGATTACCAGCTGGTGGACAGCCAGGGCGCGACTGAGGGCACGGTAAAAAACGAGACCGCCGAGATGGTGGCCGACATTACCTCGACCGGCGAGACGCTGCGGGCCAATCATCTGAAGCTGCTGGCGGACGGGCTGGTGCTGAAGTCCCAGGCGACGCTGTGGCGCAGCCGGGTGGCGAAATACGGGCTGGATGAGAAGGCGGCGCTGAACACGCTGCTGGATCTGCTGGAACACCAGCGATAG
- a CDS encoding adenosylcobalamin-dependent ribonucleoside-diphosphate reductase — protein sequence MSRFAAPIAEQIWDMKYRFKQADGTPIDVTVEDSWRRIARDLARAEQSPDAWEEKFFAALEDFKYLPAGRITAGAGTARQVTLFNCFVMGTVPDSMSGIFDMLKEAALTMQQGGGIGYDFSTIRPRGADVKGVAADASGPLSFMDVWDAMCRTIMSAGSRRGAMMATMRCDHPDVEAFITAKSDSARLRMFNMSVLITDAFMDAVKADGSWELVFDGKVYHTVQARDLWNKIMQATYDYAEPGVIFIDRINKANNLSYIENICATNPCGEQPLPPYGACLLGSVNMARLVANPFEKDAHLDQEAMQELVATAVRMMDNVVDVSKFPLEAQAQEAKNKRRIGLGVTGLADALLMLGLEYGSDEAARQTDEWLHSIARAAYLASVDLAKEKGAFPLFDAEAYLSSGNMLNMDEDVRDAIREHGIRNALLTSIAPTGTISLYAGNVSSGIEPVFAYAYTRKVLQKDGSRTEEEVVDYAVQMYREKFGADAKLPGYFVNAQTLPPAAHVKMQAAAQKWIDSSISKTINCPEDISFDDFKDVYMQAWDQGCKGCTTYRPNDVTGSVLSVSESADTAPGETAQAPHESDSAEVVYMSEPLDRPQSLEGHTYKLKWPDSEHAIYLTINDIIINHHRRPFEVFINSKNMEHYAWTLALTRMISAVFRRGGDVSFVVEELKAVFDPRGGAWVQGKYIPSILAAIGGVIETHMVKTGFLEGEGMGLKSDPQAQVVNLNAPRGKACPSCGQFDMQMVEGCMTCRSCGHSKCG from the coding sequence ATGAGCCGCTTCGCCGCCCCCATCGCCGAGCAAATCTGGGATATGAAATACCGTTTCAAGCAGGCCGATGGCACGCCGATCGACGTCACCGTCGAGGACAGCTGGCGGCGCATCGCGCGCGATTTGGCGCGGGCGGAGCAATCGCCGGATGCCTGGGAGGAGAAGTTCTTTGCCGCGCTGGAAGACTTTAAATACCTGCCCGCAGGCCGGATCACCGCAGGTGCAGGCACCGCGCGCCAGGTGACCCTGTTCAACTGCTTTGTGATGGGCACCGTGCCGGACAGCATGTCGGGGATTTTCGACATGCTGAAAGAAGCAGCGCTGACCATGCAACAGGGCGGCGGCATCGGCTATGACTTCTCAACCATCCGGCCGCGCGGCGCGGATGTGAAGGGCGTGGCGGCGGATGCCTCCGGCCCGTTGTCGTTCATGGATGTGTGGGATGCGATGTGCCGCACCATCATGTCGGCGGGCTCGCGCCGCGGCGCGATGATGGCCACCATGCGCTGCGACCATCCGGATGTTGAGGCTTTCATCACTGCCAAATCCGATTCTGCCCGCCTGCGCATGTTCAATATGTCGGTGCTGATCACCGATGCTTTCATGGATGCGGTCAAGGCCGACGGGTCCTGGGAACTGGTGTTTGACGGCAAGGTCTACCACACCGTGCAGGCGCGCGATCTGTGGAACAAGATCATGCAGGCGACCTATGATTATGCCGAGCCCGGCGTGATCTTCATCGATCGGATCAACAAGGCCAACAACCTTTCCTATATCGAAAACATCTGCGCCACCAACCCCTGCGGCGAGCAGCCGCTGCCGCCCTATGGTGCGTGCCTTTTGGGCTCGGTCAACATGGCGCGGCTGGTGGCCAATCCGTTTGAGAAAGACGCGCATCTGGACCAGGAGGCGATGCAGGAGCTAGTCGCCACCGCGGTGCGGATGATGGACAATGTGGTCGATGTCTCCAAATTCCCGCTGGAGGCGCAGGCGCAGGAAGCCAAGAACAAGCGCCGGATCGGCCTGGGGGTCACGGGCCTGGCCGATGCGCTCTTGATGCTTGGTCTGGAGTATGGTTCGGACGAAGCGGCGCGTCAAACCGACGAATGGCTGCATAGCATTGCCCGCGCCGCGTATCTGGCGTCGGTGGATTTGGCCAAGGAGAAGGGTGCCTTCCCGCTGTTCGACGCCGAGGCGTACCTCAGCTCCGGCAATATGCTGAACATGGACGAGGACGTGCGCGACGCAATCCGCGAGCATGGCATCCGCAACGCACTGCTGACCTCCATCGCGCCGACCGGCACCATTTCGCTGTATGCCGGCAATGTGTCCTCGGGCATTGAGCCGGTGTTTGCCTATGCATACACCCGCAAGGTGCTGCAGAAGGACGGGTCGCGCACCGAAGAGGAAGTGGTCGATTACGCAGTGCAGATGTACCGCGAGAAATTCGGCGCCGATGCCAAACTGCCCGGTTACTTCGTCAACGCCCAGACCCTGCCGCCCGCGGCCCATGTCAAGATGCAGGCGGCGGCGCAGAAATGGATCGACTCGTCGATCTCCAAGACCATCAACTGCCCGGAAGACATCTCCTTTGATGACTTCAAGGACGTTTACATGCAGGCCTGGGATCAGGGCTGCAAAGGCTGCACCACTTACCGTCCGAATGACGTGACCGGCTCGGTTCTGTCGGTCAGCGAAAGCGCCGACACCGCGCCGGGCGAGACCGCCCAGGCACCGCATGAGAGCGATAGTGCCGAAGTGGTCTACATGTCCGAACCGCTGGACCGCCCGCAGTCTCTGGAGGGCCATACCTACAAGCTGAAGTGGCCCGACAGCGAGCACGCGATCTATCTGACCATCAACGATATCATCATCAACCACCACCGCCGTCCGTTCGAGGTGTTTATCAACTCCAAGAACATGGAGCATTATGCCTGGACGCTGGCGCTGACCCGGATGATCTCGGCCGTGTTCCGCCGCGGCGGTGATGTGTCCTTTGTGGTCGAGGAGTTGAAAGCGGTGTTCGACCCGCGCGGCGGCGCCTGGGTGCAGGGCAAATACATCCCGTCGATCCTGGCGGCGATTGGCGGCGTGATCGAAACGCATATGGTCAAGACCGGCTTTCTGGAAGGCGAGGGAATGGGGCTGAAATCCGACCCGCAGGCGCAGGTGGTGAACCTGAACGCCCCGCGCGGCAAAGCCTGCCCGAGCTGCGGCCAGTTCGACATGCAGATGGTCGAAGGCTGCATGACCTGCCGCAGCTGCGGTCATTCGAAGTGCGGCTGA
- a CDS encoding DUF1489 family protein, giving the protein MDKCVNLVKLSVGTESVESLMAWQEMRRRELPEGLPRHVTRMWPKREAEILNGGSIYWVIKGLIQCRQRVLRMDEVIGEDGIRRCAIILEPELHRTLTAPKRPFQGWRYLKTEDSPADLPAGKSQEEPLPLELSQALAEIGVI; this is encoded by the coding sequence GTGGATAAATGCGTGAACCTTGTGAAGCTTTCGGTTGGCACCGAAAGCGTCGAAAGCCTGATGGCCTGGCAGGAGATGCGCCGCCGCGAACTGCCCGAAGGCCTGCCACGCCACGTCACCCGCATGTGGCCCAAGCGCGAGGCGGAGATCCTCAACGGCGGCTCAATCTATTGGGTGATCAAGGGGCTGATCCAATGCCGCCAGCGCGTGCTGCGCATGGATGAGGTCATCGGCGAAGACGGCATCCGCCGCTGCGCCATCATTCTGGAACCGGAATTGCACCGTACCCTCACCGCGCCGAAACGCCCATTCCAGGGCTGGCGCTATCTGAAAACCGAAGACTCACCCGCCGACCTGCCTGCCGGCAAAAGCCAAGAAGAGCCGCTGCCGCTGGAACTCTCGCAGGCACTGGCGGAAATCGGAGTGATCTGA
- a CDS encoding ATP phosphoribosyltransferase regulatory subunit: MAAQSQIQARAAMLRVRFEAAGAQVVDTPLLQPAGTLLDLYGEDIRARAYVTSDALHGEQMLRPDFTVPVVEAHMRHGAEPARYTYSGEVFRRQEVDPDRPNEYLQVGYEVFERNDAAAADAEVFALFALQVRGLPLRAATGDIGILMAAVQGLKTTEKRKAALMRHIWRPRRFRALLDRFAGRASVPENRKKLLETEGDLTGSAVELGKRRAAEVQARVEALREDAKAPPIAENELLALEALMAVRETVPYAVEQMRDIAVDLPQINLALDRLDERTAAMKARGVDVEALDFEASYGRTSMEYYDGFVFGFYAEARPDLPPIASGGRYDALTRRLGGGEEIPAVGGVLRPDLMLQLEEVRA; the protein is encoded by the coding sequence ATGGCGGCTCAATCGCAAATTCAGGCCCGCGCTGCGATGCTGCGGGTCCGCTTTGAGGCCGCAGGCGCGCAGGTGGTGGACACGCCGCTGCTGCAGCCGGCCGGCACGTTGCTGGATCTTTACGGCGAGGACATCCGGGCGCGCGCCTATGTGACGTCAGATGCGCTGCACGGCGAGCAGATGCTGCGCCCGGATTTCACTGTGCCGGTGGTGGAGGCGCATATGCGCCACGGGGCGGAGCCTGCGCGCTACACCTATTCAGGCGAGGTGTTCCGGCGGCAGGAGGTCGACCCTGACCGGCCCAACGAATACCTGCAAGTCGGCTATGAGGTGTTTGAGCGCAACGATGCGGCGGCAGCGGATGCGGAGGTGTTTGCGCTGTTTGCGCTGCAGGTGCGCGGGCTGCCTTTGCGGGCGGCAACCGGCGATATCGGCATTCTGATGGCCGCCGTGCAAGGGCTGAAAACCACGGAAAAGCGCAAGGCGGCGCTGATGCGCCATATCTGGCGGCCGCGCCGGTTCCGGGCGTTGCTGGACCGGTTCGCGGGCCGGGCATCGGTCCCGGAGAACCGCAAGAAGCTGCTGGAGACCGAGGGTGATCTGACCGGGTCGGCGGTGGAGCTTGGCAAACGCCGCGCGGCAGAGGTGCAGGCGCGGGTTGAAGCGCTGCGCGAAGATGCCAAGGCGCCGCCGATTGCCGAGAATGAGCTGCTGGCGCTGGAAGCGCTGATGGCGGTACGCGAAACGGTACCCTACGCGGTAGAGCAGATGCGCGACATCGCGGTGGACCTGCCGCAGATCAATCTGGCGCTGGACCGCCTGGATGAACGCACCGCGGCGATGAAGGCGCGCGGAGTGGATGTGGAAGCCCTCGATTTCGAGGCCTCTTACGGGCGCACCTCGATGGAGTATTACGACGGGTTTGTGTTCGGCTTTTATGCCGAGGCGCGGCCTGATTTGCCGCCGATCGCCAGCGGCGGGCGCTATGATGCGCTGACCCGGCGCCTGGGCGGGGGCGAGGAAATCCCGGCGGTCGGCGGTGTGCTGCGCCCGGACCTGATGCTGCAGCTTGAGGAGGTGCGCGCATGA
- a CDS encoding nucleotidyltransferase domain-containing protein: MQLPQINLSHDSYRSSLYFGGRETRMTRFEVLQEQRRQLHLKAAKAAWQTIHSELARKGIAHELFGSLAKGDFREHSDIDLMILGKLSCGERAMVRRFAEDTASNAQVKLDLHFAEDLTERTLSALLEH, translated from the coding sequence ATGCAGCTGCCCCAAATCAACCTTTCCCATGACAGTTACCGGAGCAGCCTCTATTTTGGGGGCAGGGAGACCCGGATGACACGTTTCGAAGTTTTGCAGGAGCAGCGCAGGCAACTGCATCTGAAGGCGGCAAAAGCCGCCTGGCAGACGATTCATTCGGAATTGGCACGCAAAGGAATCGCACATGAGCTTTTCGGATCGCTCGCTAAGGGGGATTTCCGAGAGCACTCGGACATTGACCTAATGATACTGGGCAAGCTGTCTTGCGGGGAGCGCGCAATGGTCCGCAGGTTCGCGGAAGACACCGCTTCAAACGCCCAGGTCAAACTGGACCTGCACTTTGCGGAAGACCTCACTGAAAGGACGCTGTCGGCCCTTCTTGAGCATTGA